A region from the Candidatus Electrothrix scaldis genome encodes:
- a CDS encoding ASKHA domain-containing protein — protein sequence MQKTIPLVSLIHVNAAPPSLQDNTADLDRLKLALAESLPDPLRSCASHIPFSCMAPLAAAFRAADFTGYAVVQYEPTRLVLVDFFAKAPKRLPALALDLGSTHLEATLLDLLTGETIAHAAVLNRQVDYGTDILSRIHFAERKEGERQGLVVLQEAVLASIHELLDELCQEAAVSPQEVQAAAVSGNTTMVHLLLGLNPRHICREPYIPLANAPDPCLAQEIGLQLHPQATVRVLPGKGSYFGGDLMSGILATGLDQGEETCMLIDVGTNAEVVMGNSEWLIACAGAAGPALEGGVARMGMRAAAGAVEHVAIDRENWQLTWRSIGEAPPVGLCGSGLIDLVAELYLARIVDLRGKFQASFPDQSEAQKAFVEERLLEMDGEQVFLAVAAGEAGNDEPVLLSQLDLDAMMRSKAAMYAILVTLTGQVGLEFSDLSRISVAGAFGKHINPRQAITLGMLPDLPLSTFQPVGNSSLRGAELVLLDHKAFEQSLEIARKITYIELNVNQEFMIRFSGSRFIPHTDPGLFPSVPSFR from the coding sequence TTGCAGAAAACAATCCCCTTGGTATCACTTATACATGTCAATGCAGCTCCGCCCAGCCTACAGGATAACACCGCTGATCTTGATCGCCTGAAACTCGCCTTAGCCGAGTCATTGCCGGATCCCTTGCGCTCTTGCGCCAGCCATATCCCCTTCTCCTGTATGGCACCTCTTGCCGCCGCATTCAGAGCTGCCGATTTTACCGGCTATGCTGTAGTGCAATATGAGCCCACCCGCCTTGTCCTTGTGGATTTCTTTGCAAAGGCACCGAAACGCCTGCCAGCCTTGGCCCTGGATCTCGGTTCCACTCACTTGGAGGCCACCCTGCTGGACCTCCTCACCGGAGAGACGATTGCCCACGCTGCCGTCCTCAACCGCCAGGTCGACTATGGAACTGATATCCTCAGCCGCATTCATTTCGCGGAACGCAAAGAGGGTGAAAGGCAAGGGCTGGTTGTGTTACAAGAGGCTGTCCTTGCCTCTATCCATGAACTCCTTGACGAGCTCTGCCAAGAAGCTGCCGTTTCTCCTCAGGAGGTGCAGGCGGCTGCCGTTTCAGGCAACACGACTATGGTTCACCTCCTGCTCGGCCTCAATCCACGTCACATCTGCCGGGAACCGTACATCCCCTTGGCCAATGCCCCAGATCCTTGCCTGGCCCAGGAGATCGGGCTGCAACTTCATCCGCAGGCAACCGTGCGGGTATTACCGGGCAAAGGAAGTTATTTCGGGGGCGACCTGATGTCCGGCATCCTGGCAACTGGCCTTGATCAGGGCGAGGAGACCTGCATGCTCATAGATGTGGGTACCAATGCTGAGGTGGTCATGGGAAACAGCGAGTGGCTCATTGCCTGCGCCGGCGCAGCAGGCCCTGCCCTGGAAGGCGGGGTAGCTCGAATGGGCATGCGAGCTGCTGCTGGCGCAGTCGAGCATGTAGCCATTGACAGGGAGAATTGGCAGCTCACTTGGCGCAGTATCGGGGAGGCACCGCCGGTAGGGCTCTGCGGTTCCGGCTTGATAGACCTGGTAGCAGAGCTTTATCTCGCCCGTATTGTCGATCTGCGGGGGAAATTCCAGGCCTCGTTCCCTGATCAATCAGAGGCGCAGAAAGCTTTTGTTGAGGAACGTTTACTGGAGATGGACGGCGAGCAGGTCTTTCTGGCAGTTGCTGCAGGAGAAGCGGGCAATGATGAGCCGGTGCTCCTCAGCCAGCTTGATCTGGATGCCATGATGCGCTCAAAAGCGGCCATGTATGCGATTCTGGTGACGCTGACCGGGCAGGTCGGGCTGGAATTCAGTGATTTGTCCCGCATCTCTGTGGCTGGCGCATTTGGCAAACACATCAATCCCCGGCAGGCCATTACCCTCGGCATGCTGCCGGACCTCCCCCTTTCCACCTTTCAGCCGGTTGGCAACAGCTCCCTGCGCGGTGCCGAGTTAGTCCTGCTTGACCACAAGGCCTTTGAGCAATCCCTGGAAATCGCCCGCAAGATCACCTATATTGAGCTAAATGTGAACCAGGAATTCATGATCCGCTTTTCCGGTTCCCGCTTTATTCCTCATACCGACCCGGGCTTGTTTCCTTCGGTACCGAGTTTTCGGTAG
- a CDS encoding LptF/LptG family permease: MNLLTRYILLQFLKNIMMLVLSFIAIYLLIDFFEKIDNFMEKGKSMALVGKFFLLSIPFIVEQMGPVCILLAGVVTFGVLNHSNELIALKSCGIPLKKISAPIIAGGVLVTLLLLSLSQFLLPKTVSQTNRIWNKEVKGRVSLGIYRNGRYYYQGNDHFYSFARPDPSQNVFPFFSYSSWNQRYELTVLVSSKHATWKDGNWTLQNGQVQYAKGKEIFKTEIFTERDFQFTENPGDFFIPQYRSNELSLLELYRDALHQEAPEERTVAWANFYGRISYILLGIPLLLLGLPMLLMVYRKWGRDLSLAVPVSCGLAFVCWGCWGTLQSLAKAGYIPPFAAAVSVHIAVGTLGFILLLREDT; the protein is encoded by the coding sequence GTGAATCTTCTAACCCGTTATATCCTGCTTCAGTTTTTAAAAAACATCATGATGCTCGTCCTGAGCTTCATTGCTATCTATCTGTTGATTGATTTTTTTGAAAAGATCGACAACTTCATGGAAAAGGGCAAGTCTATGGCCCTGGTCGGTAAGTTTTTTTTGCTCTCCATCCCCTTTATTGTCGAGCAAATGGGACCGGTCTGTATACTCCTGGCCGGAGTTGTGACCTTTGGTGTGCTCAATCATTCCAACGAGCTGATCGCCCTCAAATCCTGCGGTATTCCATTAAAAAAGATTTCAGCTCCGATTATTGCCGGTGGGGTCTTGGTTACCTTGCTGCTCCTCTCCTTATCGCAATTTCTTCTGCCTAAGACGGTCTCGCAAACCAATAGGATCTGGAATAAGGAGGTTAAGGGTAGGGTCTCTCTGGGAATTTACCGCAACGGACGCTATTATTATCAGGGCAATGATCATTTTTATTCCTTTGCCCGCCCTGATCCCAGCCAGAATGTTTTTCCCTTTTTCTCCTACTCCTCCTGGAACCAGCGTTACGAGTTGACGGTCTTGGTTTCTTCCAAACATGCCACGTGGAAAGATGGAAATTGGACTCTGCAAAATGGTCAGGTGCAGTATGCAAAGGGGAAAGAAATCTTTAAAACAGAGATTTTTACTGAGCGCGATTTTCAATTCACAGAAAATCCAGGAGATTTCTTTATTCCGCAATATCGGAGCAACGAGCTTTCCTTACTTGAGTTGTACCGTGACGCCCTGCATCAGGAGGCACCGGAAGAGCGTACCGTAGCCTGGGCCAATTTTTATGGCCGAATCTCCTATATACTCCTAGGGATACCTCTGCTTCTGCTTGGTCTGCCTATGCTCCTGATGGTGTATCGCAAATGGGGCCGTGATCTTTCGCTGGCTGTGCCGGTGAGTTGTGGATTGGCCTTTGTCTGCTGGGGGTGTTGGGGGACACTCCAATCCCTGGCCAAGGCAGGTTATATTCCTCCTTTTGCCGCAGCAGTCTCAGTTCATATCGCAGTGGGTACTTTAGGCTTTATCCTGCTTCTTCGGGAGGATACCTGA
- a CDS encoding ATP-binding protein → MESYIITPKVDETQEFIEIANDFSNPLDLVREAISNSYDAKSTEIKIIFEVIKQYGESILKITLKDNGSGMTSNQLQSFFDLGNSTRREDVDAIGEKGHGTKVYFNSRKIEVLTSTGEKGFIARMEEPFRKLFDRKIPTVEVTPTNKIDKGTEITIYGYNNNRRDKFTHDILKDYITWFTKHGSVDNQFLEPERKVQLFLQGLGKDSSEEIEQGHFFPEDSKNINKLLDDYMVKAPDHYSKKIVKTGVLKNFPEIKYEAVFCLEGRYVKYAYNPMIRRPGYSAPEGAYTIQERYGLWACKDYMPIQRKNEWITFKGSEYTKFHAFINCQDLRLTANRGSIDNTPSEILQDLKDEIRKIYDSIVKSDEWTSMEWLEEEAHAYQTTEKEKKNFEWRIKKINRANVAQYNGITLVEPERESGVFSIFLILSQMNEAIFPFHVIDYDTHDGIDVIAKGDRSTPIASAKLFYVEFKRTLSRGFNHSFENLHSVVCWDTDIKHDDILKDINNEERKMQIISPDSENDYTHYFLDNPKKAHKIEVFCLKSYLKEKLDLSFKPRTSEAVI, encoded by the coding sequence ATGGAGTCATATATAATCACACCTAAAGTTGATGAAACTCAAGAGTTTATCGAAATCGCGAATGACTTTTCGAATCCTTTAGACTTGGTCAGAGAAGCTATTAGCAACTCATATGATGCTAAAAGCACAGAGATAAAAATTATTTTTGAGGTCATCAAACAATATGGGGAATCAATTTTAAAAATTACCCTCAAAGATAATGGTTCTGGAATGACATCAAATCAGCTCCAAAGCTTTTTTGATTTGGGCAATTCAACCCGAAGAGAAGATGTGGACGCTATTGGTGAAAAAGGTCACGGGACAAAAGTTTACTTCAACAGCAGAAAAATTGAAGTTCTGACCTCAACTGGCGAAAAAGGTTTTATTGCCAGAATGGAGGAACCTTTCAGAAAGTTGTTCGATAGAAAAATCCCGACGGTAGAAGTAACTCCGACAAATAAAATTGATAAAGGCACTGAAATTACAATTTATGGGTATAACAACAATCGTCGCGATAAATTTACACACGATATTCTAAAAGATTACATCACCTGGTTCACGAAACATGGCTCTGTAGATAATCAATTCCTTGAACCTGAACGTAAAGTTCAACTATTTCTACAAGGTCTTGGCAAGGACTCTTCCGAAGAAATTGAGCAAGGTCACTTTTTTCCAGAAGACAGTAAGAATATCAATAAACTTCTTGATGACTACATGGTTAAAGCACCAGATCATTATTCCAAAAAAATTGTAAAAACAGGGGTGTTGAAAAATTTCCCTGAAATTAAATACGAAGCCGTTTTCTGCCTTGAGGGGAGATATGTAAAGTATGCTTATAACCCCATGATAAGAAGGCCTGGATATTCTGCTCCAGAAGGAGCTTATACAATTCAGGAAAGATATGGATTGTGGGCATGTAAAGATTATATGCCTATTCAGAGAAAAAACGAATGGATAACTTTCAAAGGATCAGAATACACAAAATTTCATGCTTTTATAAACTGCCAAGACCTACGTCTTACCGCAAACAGAGGGTCAATAGACAACACTCCTTCCGAAATTCTTCAAGACCTCAAAGATGAGATTAGAAAAATATATGACTCCATAGTTAAAAGCGATGAATGGACTTCAATGGAGTGGCTTGAAGAAGAAGCCCACGCTTACCAAACAACTGAAAAAGAGAAAAAAAATTTTGAATGGAGAATTAAGAAAATCAATAGAGCCAACGTCGCTCAATATAATGGTATTACACTTGTAGAGCCAGAGAGGGAAAGTGGCGTATTTTCAATATTTCTCATACTATCCCAAATGAACGAAGCAATTTTTCCTTTTCATGTCATTGACTACGATACTCATGATGGAATAGATGTGATAGCGAAAGGAGATAGAAGCACTCCCATTGCCAGTGCCAAGCTTTTCTATGTAGAATTCAAAAGGACTTTATCAAGAGGCTTCAATCATTCATTTGAAAATCTTCATAGTGTCGTTTGTTGGGACACGGATATCAAGCATGACGACATCCTGAAAGACATCAACAATGAAGAAAGGAAAATGCAAATTATATCTCCAGACTCTGAAAACGATTATACTCATTATTTCTTAGACAATCCTAAGAAGGCACATAAAATTGAAGTATTTTGCCTTAAATCATACCTGAAAGAAAAACTAGATTTATCTTTCAAACCAAGGACATCTGAAGCCGTTATTTAA
- a CDS encoding cation:proton antiporter — MGVAADIVIIVVAALIGALIAQRAKQPLILGYIAAGIVVGPYTGGVTVGDLHEIELLAEIGVALLLFALGLEFSLSELRPVRNIALLGTPIQILLTISFGFALGRYLGLSFAHAIWFGSLISLSSTMVTLKTLMSRGLLGTLSSRVMIGMLIIQDLAIIPMMIILPQLSNPEAGLPILAIAIVKSVVFLVLMFYFGRKLLPWLMEHVAQWNSRELFILSITAIGLGIGYATYLFGLSFAFGAFVAGMVLSESDYGHQALSDIIPLRDIFGLLFFTSVGMLLDPIYLFDNWVRILSLCLAIAVFKGTIFSMLAVLFRYGNIIPIAVGFGLFQIGEFSFVLARLGLETKSIDQDMYSLVLAVSVLSMVLTPFASALAAPLYKLKKRRFKQEPLQTENLPQSGLKNHIIIAGGGRVGQHIAQVLRQLSIPFVIVEVNHQRMLECKEAEYPVIYGDINHATVLELAKVTSAKLLLITTPDVTTSQSIVRLSRRHNSELHIIARADGIKQTQALYESGIYMAVLPEMEAGLEIARQALLHFDVPVSVIQQYTDDVRQNLYSSIYHPKDGHDLLAKLGNIKNMLEISWVTISPESPLANKNIGEAAVRTKTGASIVGIIQGKEFYSNPQVDYTFQGGDLVAVVGNAEERHAFNELAGA; from the coding sequence ATGGGTGTAGCCGCAGATATTGTTATCATTGTCGTTGCCGCCTTAATTGGCGCACTTATTGCCCAGCGGGCCAAACAACCATTGATTTTAGGCTATATTGCAGCAGGTATTGTTGTGGGGCCATATACCGGCGGGGTGACAGTCGGAGATCTCCATGAAATTGAGCTGCTGGCAGAAATCGGCGTGGCCCTTCTTCTCTTTGCTTTGGGTCTGGAATTTTCTCTCAGTGAATTAAGGCCGGTTCGTAACATCGCCCTCTTAGGGACACCAATACAAATTCTGCTGACCATTAGCTTCGGCTTTGCTCTTGGTAGATACCTAGGCCTTTCTTTCGCGCATGCCATATGGTTTGGCTCCCTCATATCACTTTCCAGCACGATGGTGACCTTAAAAACCCTGATGAGTAGAGGGCTTTTAGGGACACTCTCCAGCCGGGTTATGATCGGAATGCTCATTATTCAGGACTTGGCCATCATCCCGATGATGATTATTCTCCCGCAGCTCAGCAATCCTGAAGCAGGTTTGCCAATCCTGGCCATCGCCATAGTTAAATCTGTCGTTTTCCTGGTTTTGATGTTTTATTTTGGCAGGAAGCTGCTTCCGTGGCTGATGGAGCATGTTGCGCAGTGGAATTCACGAGAGCTTTTCATTTTATCTATAACTGCCATAGGTCTCGGTATAGGCTATGCCACCTACCTTTTCGGGCTGTCTTTTGCGTTTGGCGCCTTTGTGGCCGGAATGGTTTTGAGCGAGTCTGATTATGGCCACCAGGCCCTGAGTGACATTATTCCCCTCAGGGATATTTTCGGTCTTTTGTTTTTCACATCCGTCGGCATGCTACTCGACCCCATATATTTATTTGACAACTGGGTTCGGATTCTCTCCCTATGTCTCGCTATCGCGGTCTTCAAAGGAACAATTTTCTCCATGCTGGCGGTCCTGTTTCGCTATGGCAATATTATTCCGATTGCCGTTGGATTCGGGTTATTCCAGATCGGTGAATTCTCCTTTGTGCTTGCACGATTGGGACTTGAGACAAAGTCTATTGACCAGGACATGTATTCCCTCGTGCTTGCCGTGTCCGTCTTGAGTATGGTCCTGACGCCTTTTGCCTCGGCCTTGGCAGCACCACTCTACAAGCTGAAAAAACGTCGATTCAAGCAGGAACCGCTGCAAACAGAAAACCTTCCCCAGTCTGGCTTAAAGAACCATATCATCATTGCCGGAGGTGGACGGGTAGGCCAACACATCGCGCAGGTCCTGAGACAACTCAGCATTCCCTTTGTGATTGTTGAGGTAAATCACCAGCGCATGCTTGAATGCAAAGAAGCAGAGTACCCAGTTATTTACGGCGATATAAACCATGCAACGGTTCTTGAGCTTGCCAAGGTTACTTCAGCGAAGCTCTTACTTATAACTACCCCTGATGTCACAACCTCACAATCCATTGTCCGGCTATCACGTCGGCATAATTCTGAACTCCACATCATTGCCCGGGCCGATGGTATCAAACAAACGCAGGCCTTATATGAAAGCGGCATATATATGGCTGTATTGCCTGAGATGGAAGCGGGGTTGGAAATTGCACGGCAGGCGCTTCTGCATTTTGATGTCCCTGTGAGTGTTATTCAGCAATATACAGACGATGTCCGGCAAAATTTATATTCGTCAATTTATCACCCCAAGGATGGGCATGATCTTTTGGCAAAACTTGGTAATATAAAGAACATGCTGGAAATCTCCTGGGTAACGATCTCCCCGGAAAGTCCTCTTGCCAATAAAAATATCGGGGAGGCAGCTGTTCGTACCAAGACCGGGGCGTCAATTGTGGGAATCATCCAAGGGAAAGAATTCTATTCTAATCCTCAAGTGGATTATACGTTTCAAGGTGGCGATTTGGTCGCGGTTGTTGGGAATGCAGAGGAAAGGCATGCGTTTAATGAGCTGGCAGGGGCTTGA